One segment of Procambarus clarkii isolate CNS0578487 chromosome 1, FALCON_Pclarkii_2.0, whole genome shotgun sequence DNA contains the following:
- the LOC138357364 gene encoding uncharacterized protein: MLLTSGHHVCSMNNHMSYFCKVYPDRATRIKRLKELRKCTKFIRAHNLDTCTTQIRTCNRCHKGQHHTALCGDSSTKSAKPQKEEGTTTSVQLCTVLLGISVFSTRSDHKSALLTAQLIIKNGESKATICGLFDQGSQMTFISKELVDALKLTPVRETRIDIAGFLTNTGARVLKVVRPKVRLGGYVRTIQALVVDRFPTDLYVYGLGTTVKFLKEKGIHLADKITSDNLSNIGILMGLDVYHKFIKGKEEKQGMSLLPSAGDYLLTGPLLRLKQPAPVDHQLANPVMVA; encoded by the coding sequence ATGCTGTTAACGTCTGGACACCATGTGTGTTCTATGAACAACCACATGTCATACTTTTGCAAAGTTTACCCCGATCGTGCTACACgtataaaacgactcaaggagttacgtaAATGTACCAAGTTTATAAGGGCACATAATCTCGACACCTGTACAACTCAAATACGCACCTGTAAtaggtgccataagggtcaacaccatacagcactttgtggggactcaAGTACAAAGTCTGCCAAACCACAGAAGGAGGAAGGAACTACCACATCAGTacagctttgtactgtgttacttggcataagtgtcttctcaacaaggtctgatcataaatcagctctactcACTGCTCAATTGATCATTAAAAATGGAGAGTCCAAAGCCACCATATGTggattatttgaccaaggatcccaaatgacttttatctcaaaggagttggtagatgcCCTGAAACTCACACCTGTAAGAGAGACACGAatagacatagcaggattcctgactaacacAGGAGCCCGAGTCCTCAAGGTAGTACGACCTAAAGTACGTTTAGGAGGTTATGTCCGAACGATACAAGCTctggtagtagatagattcccaacagacctgtatgtATATGGTCTAGGTACAACAGTCAAATTCCTGAAAGAAAAGGGAATCCATTTGGCTGATAAAATCACGTCAgacaacctttccaatattggaatccttatgggattagatgtctaccataagtttatcaaaggaaaggaagaaaaacaaggaatgagcttgttaccatctgcaggtgacTATTTGCTAACAGGCCCATTATTACGGCTgaaacaacccgcacctgtagaccaccaacttgccaacccagtaatggttgcatga